A window of the Glaciimonas sp. CA11.2 genome harbors these coding sequences:
- a CDS encoding phosphate ABC transporter substrate-binding protein codes for MTRLFIPTLLMIFFITVFLTACNRQNATDDSGANGTAPAGSVLKGHLLITGSSTTAPLMAQIVKRYQLLHPNVNIRIEMGGAERGITDTRNGIADIGMVSRLVTDEDVYLKGFPVARDGAGLIIHKSNPVTSLTSSQIADIFRGRIKNWKKVGGVDAPIMVINREEGRGTVVLFMHHFKMNYSEMKAEQVLGENADVIDAVAASSNAISLMSVIVAEDQIRGSVPIKILSVDGIAATQANIFSGDYPLTRPLMLVTRGLPQGLAKKLIEYSLSPQVADIIDKMGFVPYQE; via the coding sequence ATGACCCGACTTTTTATCCCCACCCTGTTGATGATTTTTTTTATTACCGTATTTCTCACCGCATGCAATCGGCAAAATGCAACGGACGATAGCGGTGCTAACGGTACTGCGCCAGCCGGTTCAGTCCTGAAAGGACATTTGCTGATAACTGGATCAAGTACGACAGCACCGTTGATGGCACAAATTGTCAAACGTTATCAGTTGCTGCATCCAAACGTTAACATTAGGATCGAAATGGGTGGTGCCGAGCGTGGTATTACCGATACGCGGAATGGTATCGCGGACATAGGAATGGTATCGCGACTGGTGACAGATGAAGATGTCTACTTGAAGGGTTTTCCGGTAGCACGCGATGGTGCCGGATTGATTATCCATAAAAGTAATCCGGTAACGTCGCTGACTTCATCCCAGATTGCGGATATTTTTAGAGGGCGTATCAAAAACTGGAAAAAGGTTGGGGGGGTAGATGCTCCGATCATGGTCATAAACCGAGAGGAAGGGCGTGGTACCGTGGTACTGTTTATGCATCATTTTAAGATGAACTATAGCGAGATGAAGGCAGAACAAGTCTTGGGTGAAAATGCCGATGTCATTGATGCAGTTGCAGCAAGCTCGAATGCAATTTCGTTGATGTCAGTTATCGTAGCCGAAGATCAAATACGGGGAAGTGTTCCGATCAAGATTCTATCGGTTGATGGGATTGCAGCAACCCAAGCGAATATTTTCAGCGGTGATTATCCGCTGACGCGGCCGCTGATGCTCGTAACACGCGGTCTTCCACAAGGTTTAGCCAAAAAATTAATTGAGTATTCTCTTTCCCCTCAGGTGGCCGATATCATTGATAAAATGGGCTTTGTGCCCTACCAGGAATGA
- a CDS encoding diguanylate cyclase domain-containing protein gives MSLSGSLAAGFGVVLGLFAIVLAFAISAERTTVGDFNKLLAVDIKTAGLSQKSVVSMMNARRYEKAFLMTYHEFGFEEAKSRYVMLMQANLADARQSLEDIRHLVTAPRSLEQLRLAVDGIDNYEKSFVTVVNLHGRLGYIDTGLEGEFRDMGRQMEALLNRDKEPLLIIDILTIRRHEKDYLWRGRSIDNQVVQLALTKFRKDVSLAVKGDREKKLFELADLYEIHFSNYVETNLQIEREKRRYLAAAQTIEPYLENLLADALTKSNVTQNMILRKAMRTERLIEAVGVIAIFLGILMAWKVSQRITTAIGLMIIFAKRITAGDLRTRTYTGKDEFGVLGRSLNHMANALQEAIQAREDRAAELESINATLKNEIIGRKQAELEIREANAALEQRVLDRTAELVKSEKRFRQLVDLSSDWHWEQDESFCFVVISNALTTLCGQHIQQYVGRPRWDMPTNLTPDQWAAHRLILNAHQTFSDFEFQILFDPANPQWLSVSGEPQFDVHGTFTGYHGMGKDITERRKIEESIKHLSLHDVLTGLPNRTLLHDRLAQALTYAARYTHAVWVLFIDLDDFKCVNDTFGHKAGDKVLNLVAKRLQSAVRESDTVARLGGDEFVLVLAEHTHGEEISSAIERIMKKLSPPLIIDEKEITLGCSIGISSYPRDATDADALVDCADVAMYRAKQRGRNNIQFYEYKAKERLRTKNDFRYVS, from the coding sequence ATGAGTTTAAGCGGCTCTCTAGCGGCTGGTTTTGGTGTGGTTCTGGGACTTTTTGCGATTGTTCTTGCGTTTGCTATTTCGGCAGAGCGTACGACGGTTGGAGATTTCAACAAACTTTTGGCCGTCGATATCAAAACTGCTGGTTTGAGTCAAAAGAGCGTCGTATCGATGATGAACGCGCGGCGTTACGAAAAAGCATTTTTAATGACATATCATGAGTTCGGCTTTGAGGAAGCTAAGTCGCGTTACGTGATGCTGATGCAAGCCAATCTGGCTGATGCTCGGCAGTCGCTTGAGGATATTCGCCATTTAGTAACCGCTCCACGTTCGCTAGAACAACTTAGGTTGGCAGTGGACGGTATCGATAATTACGAAAAATCTTTTGTCACTGTCGTAAATCTGCACGGGCGATTAGGGTATATCGATACCGGTCTAGAGGGTGAATTCAGGGATATGGGCCGGCAGATGGAGGCGCTGCTAAATCGAGACAAGGAACCCTTACTTATAATCGACATTTTGACGATACGTCGACATGAAAAGGATTATTTGTGGCGTGGTCGCAGTATTGACAATCAAGTTGTTCAATTGGCGCTAACCAAATTTAGAAAAGATGTTTCTTTGGCAGTAAAGGGTGATCGCGAGAAAAAATTATTTGAGTTAGCGGACCTTTACGAAATACATTTTTCAAATTACGTAGAAACAAATCTGCAAATCGAGCGTGAAAAACGTCGCTATCTGGCTGCAGCCCAGACTATCGAACCCTATTTGGAAAACTTGTTAGCTGACGCTTTGACTAAAAGCAACGTGACCCAAAATATGATTCTCAGAAAGGCAATGCGGACCGAGAGATTGATCGAGGCAGTTGGTGTGATTGCTATCTTTCTTGGCATCTTGATGGCATGGAAGGTGTCGCAACGGATTACGACGGCGATCGGCCTAATGATAATCTTCGCCAAGCGTATCACCGCCGGTGATCTGCGTACTCGTACTTACACTGGTAAAGATGAGTTCGGCGTACTTGGCCGCTCATTAAATCACATGGCAAATGCGCTGCAAGAGGCGATACAGGCACGGGAAGATCGTGCAGCGGAACTAGAAAGTATTAACGCGACATTGAAAAATGAAATTATTGGTCGAAAACAAGCAGAACTGGAGATAAGAGAAGCTAATGCAGCGCTGGAGCAACGCGTCTTAGACCGGACCGCAGAGTTGGTAAAAAGCGAAAAACGTTTCCGCCAGTTGGTGGACTTGTCATCAGATTGGCATTGGGAGCAAGATGAGAGTTTTTGTTTTGTCGTTATTTCGAATGCATTGACGACGCTTTGTGGCCAACATATTCAGCAATACGTTGGACGTCCACGGTGGGATATGCCGACTAACTTGACTCCAGACCAATGGGCAGCCCATCGGCTAATATTGAATGCTCATCAAACGTTTTCCGATTTTGAATTCCAAATTTTATTTGATCCTGCCAATCCTCAATGGTTAAGCGTCTCGGGTGAACCGCAGTTCGATGTTCATGGCACGTTTACCGGTTATCACGGAATGGGAAAGGATATTACAGAACGTAGGAAAATCGAAGAAAGCATCAAACATCTTTCACTCCATGACGTGTTGACCGGGCTACCTAATCGGACCTTGCTGCATGATCGTCTGGCGCAAGCATTGACCTATGCGGCACGTTATACACACGCTGTCTGGGTCTTGTTTATCGACCTTGATGACTTTAAGTGCGTCAATGACACATTTGGACACAAAGCTGGTGACAAGGTGTTGAATTTGGTTGCAAAACGGCTTCAATCGGCTGTCCGTGAAAGCGATACCGTAGCGCGTTTGGGAGGAGATGAATTTGTTTTGGTGTTGGCAGAACACACGCATGGTGAGGAAATTTCGAGTGCGATAGAGCGTATTATGAAAAAATTGAGTCCGCCATTAATCATT